One Rubrobacter naiadicus genomic region harbors:
- a CDS encoding sulfite exporter TauE/SafE family protein, with translation MGEMVFVGLGAAALIGGSLGVMGAGGSILAVPVFIYLLGFGVKEAVASSLVMVGLTSLLGSWAYLRRGFINTKLALSFGLLTMAGAFAGAHLARFMSGPEQMLLFSLVMLAAAVMMLVRDAARGSGGSDVAEAPGGLRRVIVLAPLGFAVGVLTGLVGVGGGFLIVPVLVLAARMSMKEAAGTSLLVIFLNSAAAFAGYLGQVSLDWPLLAAFVAVAVAGSLAGARLASALPERGLQRGLALFLIGLSSVILYQNFGPLLHHFQAFLYLHEYVVI, from the coding sequence ATGGGAGAGATGGTTTTCGTCGGGCTTGGGGCTGCGGCGCTCATAGGGGGTTCTCTGGGCGTGATGGGGGCCGGGGGGTCCATTCTGGCGGTGCCAGTCTTCATATATCTGCTTGGTTTCGGGGTAAAGGAGGCGGTGGCGTCCAGCCTTGTGATGGTCGGTCTGACGAGCCTGCTCGGGTCTTGGGCCTATCTCAGGAGGGGGTTCATAAACACGAAGCTGGCGCTCTCCTTCGGGCTTTTGACGATGGCCGGGGCCTTTGCTGGGGCGCACCTGGCCCGGTTCATGAGCGGGCCGGAGCAGATGCTGTTGTTCTCCCTGGTGATGCTGGCGGCGGCGGTGATGATGCTGGTACGCGACGCCGCGAGGGGGAGCGGAGGATCTGATGTAGCGGAGGCACCGGGCGGGCTGAGGAGGGTGATCGTGCTCGCCCCGCTGGGCTTCGCCGTCGGCGTGCTCACCGGCCTCGTGGGGGTCGGAGGGGGGTTTTTGATCGTCCCCGTTCTCGTCCTCGCCGCGCGCATGTCGATGAAGGAGGCTGCGGGAACCTCGCTGCTGGTGATCTTCCTCAACTCCGCCGCCGCCTTCGCCGGTTATCTGGGGCAGGTGAGCCTCGACTGGCCCCTTTTGGCCGCCTTCGTCGCAGTGGCTGTCGCAGGGAGCCTGGCCGGCGCCCGCCTCGCGAGCGCGCTGCCCGAACGCGGCCTGCAGCGGGGGCTCGCCCTCTTCCTCATCGGGCTCTCCTCCGTGATCCTCTACCAGAATTTCGGCCCCTTGCTGCACCATTTCCAGGCCTTCTTGTATCTGCATGAGTATGTAGTAATATAA
- a CDS encoding DUF302 domain-containing protein — protein sequence MSVTREGYVISGRTGLPFEEVVERARSLLAEAGYGVLCEIDVAAKLKEKLGVEREPYVILGACNPPLANEALGAEPDLGALLPCNLAVYRQDGRTVVAAVEPETMLSVVGNEKLDPIARRVRGDFERIVGELTGGEE from the coding sequence ATGAGCGTGACGCGTGAAGGGTATGTGATCTCCGGCAGGACCGGGCTTCCTTTCGAGGAGGTCGTCGAGCGGGCGCGAAGCCTGCTGGCGGAGGCCGGTTACGGGGTACTCTGTGAGATAGACGTTGCTGCGAAGCTCAAGGAGAAGCTTGGGGTGGAGCGTGAGCCGTACGTGATCCTCGGGGCCTGCAACCCGCCGCTGGCGAACGAGGCCCTGGGGGCCGAGCCCGACCTCGGGGCGCTTCTACCGTGCAACCTGGCCGTCTACCGGCAGGATGGGCGTACGGTGGTGGCTGCGGTCGAGCCCGAGACCATGCTCTCCGTGGTGGGCAACGAGAAGCTCGACCCGATCGCGCGGCGGGTCCGGGGGGACTTCGAGCGCATCGTGGGCGAGCTCACCGGTGGTGAGGAGTAA
- a CDS encoding glutaredoxin family protein, whose protein sequence is MSKVVVFTTSSCPWCRRAKRYLQEKRVPFKEINVERDPAAARDLVRKTGSAGVPVIKIGSKWIVGFDRPRIDQELARRAS, encoded by the coding sequence ATGTCGAAGGTCGTGGTCTTCACCACGTCGAGCTGTCCGTGGTGCAGGAGGGCGAAGCGGTACCTGCAGGAGAAGCGGGTTCCTTTCAAAGAGATCAACGTAGAGCGTGACCCGGCGGCAGCGCGGGATCTGGTGCGCAAGACGGGCTCTGCCGGCGTGCCGGTGATAAAGATCGGCAGCAAGTGGATCGTCGGTTTCGACCGGCCGCGCATCGACCAGGAGCTCGCCCGCCGGGCTTCGTGA
- the trxA gene encoding thioredoxin has protein sequence MAVPVQVGEENFEEEVLNSDVPVIVDFWAEWCAPCRAVAPVMEKIAEEYDGRVKVAKVNVDAEPGIAGRFGISSIPTIAFFEPGKQPQAVVGALPKGMIEEAFGLERFAGEAA, from the coding sequence ATGGCAGTTCCGGTACAGGTCGGAGAAGAGAATTTCGAGGAGGAAGTTCTGAACTCCGACGTCCCCGTGATCGTGGACTTCTGGGCGGAGTGGTGCGCCCCCTGCCGGGCGGTGGCGCCGGTGATGGAGAAGATCGCCGAGGAGTACGACGGCCGGGTCAAGGTGGCGAAGGTGAACGTCGACGCCGAGCCCGGTATAGCGGGGCGGTTCGGTATATCGAGCATACCGACGATCGCCTTCTTCGAGCCGGGTAAACAGCCGCAGGCCGTCGTCGGGGCCCTGCCCAAGGGGATGATAGAGGAGGCCTTCGGGCTCGAGCGTTTCGCCGGGGAGGCAGCCTGA